TTGGTAATGCTGATTCTCctcagaaattaataatttagtTTTGAAGGAAAGTAGTATATGGCTTTTATTTACAAAGTTGCAGTTGTGCTGCATGGCCTTTTGTAGTCACACTGCAAGTTCTTGAATcagaagaattttgttttaaacgTTCCCCTTTCCTGAAATTAAGTGGGTGTGACATGAGTTTAAAGTCTTGCAAAACTCAAAGTTTATTGTGTGGTTTTATTTAGAGATATTTTGCAAAATGTAGTTCTGTGTTTTACATAGAACTTAGACAGAATGAGTATTACACTCATTATGCCAGAGGGTTTTTAGAATGGAAGGAAAATGGTGGAAGTGGTAGCTCTTTTACCTGTTTTACTGTTCCTGGCTTTTAATTCCTTTCATAGTGCTCCCTTAAATTCAAGAACTTGTCTTTTCAATCTGCTTACTTTGGTCAGCTGCAATCTATCTTAAAAACTTGTCAGATATTCATATTAGCACAGACTAAATACTTACCCTCTTGTACACTTATGTGTAGCTCAGGAGCATACCTGTGAAAGAGAACACTATGCTGTGTTATTGCTGTTCTCATTGGAGAGAGGTGTGTGACACAGGCTTTGCCAGTGGGCAGAGTAGAAAAGTGACAGTAATAGTGGTAAAAGCAGCCATGGAGTAGGATAGATAAAAATGGTCACTGACTCACTCATTGTCACATCCTGGTTAAGCCTCACCTGGAAGGTCAAAACACAGtgagggagggagaggctgtgggacaTGTTAAGGAAGGCTCTGGACTGTTTGCCCAGTGAGAGGATCCTAGTGCTGCTGGTTGCTGGTGGAGTCCTTCATGGCAGGACTGCTTGGGGTGGTTTAACAGGTctgagccctgccagggcagctgctctgctgtgggagagcacagaaggggaggaaggaCACAGCACCCTGGCCTGGGTGAGAGGCAGACACTTAATTCAGCTGGTCAGGCATAGTTCTTGTCCAATTAAATGGCTGGTTCATTTAGTTTGCcttgtatttttcagtgaacCTGTTCACGTCAAAAAACGAAAACATGAAAGTGTGATTGAGAAGTACGAGAAGGTGCCAAGACGTTTGCAAACAGAGCCAGAAAAAGAGCTTATCCATCTGCTCCCCATCAAAGACAAGAGTGGCATAATTCCTCAAGCTGTGGAAAAGCCAGGTAAGGCACAGATTCTGTAACTGGTATAATAACCAAGAAgtatataatttatttgtttaaagttTCACAGTGTTTATTACGTGCTTGACACTAGGCACTCTGTTTTTGCAGTTCTCAATGATGCacatgaggaagaagaggacaCAGAAGATATGGAGGAAGCAGAGggtaataaaacattttgtttgctttttgttgttttttttcaaatcactgACACACCTGAAAAGTATTTTGCTGTTACCCAAGGGAGCTTGCAATTGAAGTGTATTTTGTTCAGGATGTTTTTGAATATGTTCATTACCATGTTGCCATCAAAGCATAACCATTATTCAAAGCTTGCACTCTTACCTGTTAGAATCTCAGGAATGGCTGGCTTCAGATTCtctttcttcaaaattattttgatttttcaccTATGCTTTTATCCTTTCTGTCATATTTGCTAGTAAGAAGGAAATATTGGTCTTACATAAGGAGTATCTGTGTGGTTCTATTTTGATTACTCCAAGATCATTCTGAAATGCAGTTCAGGACACAGACTTTAGTAGGCTTTAAGTGTCTGTCTTtgtcttaaaatttttttatttaaaacatcaaTACAAGGAAACTGAGATTTTCATTTGCAGTTGGCTATTGAGTTAATGGTCATTTTCAAGTAACTTCTGGGCCCTTACTGTCTAAATATAATCTGAAGTTGAGGAAGAAGATACTTGTAgcaaaataatactttttaGAAAGCACTAACAAAAacaattgtatttttaaaaggaaaagtgaatgATGAATAATTTGACACAAATTGCagagaaatgcagtttcttGGCATGGTTGGGGTAATATGTTGAGTTGATATGTTGCTACTGTACTCAAAGAACACCATGGGCAGATTCAAAAACATTTAGTCCACTTCTTTTTGCAAGCAAAAGATTTTGAAGTGGAGCAGAAATGAATCTGTGGGTTAATGTAAGATCtaccaaagtaatttttaaagcttctttGTGGAACTTCTTGTGTTACTCTTGTGTGACCTTACCAGGGTACCTGTTTGAAATGCAGTATCTGCAAGTGGCTTCCCCTCTTTTCTAACTCTCACATGTGTGACAGACTTTAATGAGGAACCCTTGCCTGTTCTCACTCCTGAGGAAATGGCTGCTCAAAGGAGACaaaagctgcaggagaggaagatGCACATAGCTGCCTTAGCATCTGCCATTCTCTCAGAGCCAGACAGCAATGTAGGTACATTTACTTAACCTGCATGTATGTGTGTCTGTTGTGCACTAAGTCAAGAAACAAAGATCTGAATGAGctaacagcagcaaaaccacaaTAATATATGAGTGGAACAAAGAAAAGGTCAGTGTTGTATCACTTTAGTTATTTTCTGTACAAACTACCTTATTCCATAAGCATGACCCTTATGTAAGCTCTCATTTCAGGGTTGTGTCTGATAGTTCCCAATGCTTCAGGATATACtaataattttttgtaattttgtgcAAATTTGTAATAGCAGGATATTTTGATATTCCTGAGACTGAAATTTTGTTGGGATATCTGTCATTTCCTGGGTCGTTGTGCAGCACTAAGTAGAGTCTGAGTAACTGCTGAGTTAATGTACATTGTGTTTGTCTCTTGGTTTGCAGTTGTTCTTCATCTGACGTCTGCCTATTTTCTTCAATCAGATTaagaagctgaaggagctgcGTGCCATGCTGATGGAACAGGATCCTAACGTGGCTGTGATTGTTAGGAAGCTGGTCATGGTGTCTTTGATGGAGATATTCAAAGATATTGCACCTTCGTACAAAATTCGACCTCtgactgaagcagaaaaggctaCCAAGGTGAAATATCAAATCTGTTTATAGTGTATGTGAGTAGTTAAGAATGTTTTCAGCTGTGCCAGATACTAAGCCTGATTTGTTCAATATGAATTTATGGTTTTGAGCAAAGGGGACAAAGACACAAATACTTGTGGAAGCTCTGAAGCTGTGACACTCTCAGGAAGagaggttttggttttgagcCTTTAATTCTTACATTCTTCCTTCAATAGGTAGATGACATGCAGGTGGTAATGGAGGGGAAAAGTAGTGTTTGAAAGTGGTATACCAAACCTGGGTGACTTCTTCATAAACCTTGGAATAAGCTCCTGCACTAGAGAGTTATAAAGAAGGCAAATTATGCAATGTTGTCACCTAACTGGCAtagatttctttgaaatgtgttCAACAATTTGCAGAACAAATGCTGAGTAATTGGTTTTCTGGAGCTTGTTCTTAACCAGTTTCTTAGAAGGATTTTTGGATATAGGTTTAGTGCAGTTTAGAGtcatggtttttaaaataacatctaGTTGATAATGTTACTTCAAGCTCTGTAAATTAAATAAGCCTAGTTGGAAAAGGCCCTCTGAACACATCtatagaaaaatacagaaatattttatttttaatacatttgtaGGAATGTCTGTCTAGAAGAAAAAACTACTTAGATATCtgatatttgttttaaaactttttttcacCATTGGCTAATTTCAGTTATTTAGCTCtccaaataaaatttcaattatGTTTAcaggttaaaaaagaaacacagaaactgaGAGAATTTGAAGAAGGCCTTGTAAGCCAGTATAAATTTTACTTGGAAAATCTGGAACAAGCAATTAAAGGTACAGTTAACACTTCCCATTTTTTGTGGTAAAGGCAAAATTGTTTGCAGCAGTTTCCCTCCTCTGAATGAATGGTACCTTCTGTCTTTGAGATAGCACTTGCATGAAGTATGCCTGCAATCagtaaaaattttaatatttataagaTGACCATCATTCTGAAGAGTaatcactaaaaatattttgtgcagATTGGAAGCAAAGGAAGTTGAAGAAAAGCAATGTCATCTCATTAAAGGCATATAAAGGCCTAGCAGAGGTAGCAGTGAAGTGTCTGTGTGAGCTCCTTGTGGCCCTACCCCACTTCAATTTCCACAATAACATTATTGTTCTCATTGTTCCGCTCATGAATGATCCGTCAAAAATGGTAAGTGATTTTCTGATACGAGAAAGAGTTCTTGTTttgtgtgaaaaataatttctgagctATATTCCACAATATCTAGATCTTTTGGGTATATCTTTTCACTGTTTTACAGGCTGTGGGCACTTTATAATTAGTAAATACCATTAATATAATCTGTTACTAGCTGTTCTTGTGGATGTGGCTTTACAGAACAGTTTCtgtcttttgcttttcagatttctgaaCTGTGTGTTGAGGCAGTTAAGAAGCTCTTTAAGCAGGACAAGTTGGGTTATGCCTCACTTGGTGTAGTTAAAGTAATTTCTGGCCTTGTGAGGAGTAGAAATTATGATGTCAGACCTGAGGTAAGAGTCTTTCTGTTGTACCTAACAATATTTCTATGTCAAAAgtttcaaaaaaccccaaatgttaAAGTTACGGCAcctgctggctgcagacagGCAGAATTTCCTCACTCTGCCAGACACAGACAGTTCAGCATTAGGCTGAGCCAGGGAATTAGAGAGGTATGGGGCAAGGGAGGGAGACTGGGAGGTGGAGATGAGATTCTGCCAGAGACATGGCTTAAGTCAGACAGGGAGACTTGAAGTGAGAGGTAAATGGAAGAATGGATAGAAATggacagtgctggggaaggaacTGGGAGCAGGGATCAAGAGATACAGGTGTGAAGGAACAGGAGAGGAGTAAACGAGAACCTTTGACTAGCAAAGCCCACTAGCTGTAATGGAATTCGGGATTTCTTACCCTTAGTTCCCATCAGGTTATAGATGACCtttcattgtatttattttattttacaataggtattaaaagtatttcttcacTTAAGAATTAAGGAAGTAGAATTACAAAAAGATTCTGAAGACATTGCACCAAAGAAAAAGTTCATGActtacaaagagaaaagaaaaaatctttccaGAATGCAAAGAAAGGTACAACGAATCTGTGTCTTTCTCATGCTCTACTTCTGTTACTTTATGTAGCAATTTGTTCTAGCAATGATTGCACATCTGCTGTTGCCATTGTTAATTCTCAGCATCGGTGATCAGGTTTTGCATTGTACTTGAACATTTATAAGGTTCTACAGGGAATTTAATTATCTTcctatttttccctctttcctctgTTGATAATGCTTTTGACTGGTTGTTTCTGATAGGACAAGGGTTACCCTGTAGAATCACAGGGTGACTTAAGCAACTCACCAAGCATGGACGTTTTGTTCTCTGGGTATCTTTTCTTGATATCCAGACTGGTTGGAAACATTGAATCTGTTGTCTTAAAATCAACCTTATATTTTCAgtggaagaaagcagaagagaaactgGAACGAGAGCTCCTGGAAGCAGAAGCATcagaaagtaaagaaaagaaactcaaGTTGGTAAGTAATTTAGAGATTATTTCCCTATTTTAGCAGAGTGGCAGCTCCTAACCTTTTGTAATTGTCTTCCCTCCATCCCAACTTGTCAGCATTCCATATCTCTAGACTGGGGATACAAACACTCTGCCTGTGACAGAGATCTAGGTTTTAGTAAATCATGCTCTCAGTTTAGCCAGGAAGGCCAATGTAGCCATTCCTGTTCCCCTTTGCTGCCTGCTCAGAATGGTATTGAACCCATTGGCAAATGTCCTCCAGGTGCCCTGTTCCATAGGACACAGTGTAGTGGGTGTTAGAGCCTCTCAGAGTGGCCTTTAGGCAAAGGAGGAGtgtgcctgcagccaggagagagcCAGGGGCAGGAGAGCATGGCAAGACTTCAGCTTTTCAGTGTATGAGCACAGATGGCAGTGCAGGACTGGTTTGGAAGGCCTGAGTGCAGGCTTggacagagaaaagcatttcagttgAGTTTAAGTGAAATAGAAATGTCTGTTTTACAGgattaagtatttaattttgttttctttcttcagcacACAGAGACCTTGAATATTGTATTTGTAACTTACTTCAGGATCTTGAAGAAAGCTCAGAAGTCTCCACTTTTGCCAGCTGTGCTAGAAGGTCTTGCAAAGTAAGAGCTGAATGCcttcttttgtgtgtgttggAAAGTACATAAAGCACTAAAGAAATTTTTGTCTCTGAAAGAGAATTAAAGAGTGAGAAAAGATAGTCCCTGACAAATTAGTTGAAATTCTTCTGTTTATCTGCTGAAGTTTTCTGCTATTTCCAAAACCGTTTCAATGTGATTTGAAATTTCCCATGATAGAATTGATGTGGTGCAAATGCCACAGGATGTGTTAATGTGATTCCATTATTTTGTCTGATTAATTGCTAAAGGACACAAGCATGTTGTTGTTAATGCTCTAGAAAAGCCATGATTAGCATGTTGGGGGCTGAATTATTATTTCCTGTGAAAATAGTAAATGTTCAGCATTTCATTTAGCCTGCTTTTAAGGTGTGGATCTTGGCAATTCAGAGCACTTTGAACTGAGTTTACAGATAATgtctataattaaaaaatgcaaatctctTTGATTCAAGGTTTGCTCATCTCATAAATGTGGAATTTTTTGATGACCTATTGATTGTCCTTCATTCACTTATTGCATCTGGGGTAAGATGAGTTTATTATTAGagttttcttaaaattacttccttttGGGTACTTAATCAGTTTTGTATTCTTAGGATTTAAGCTATCGCGAGAGTCTTCATTGCATTCTAAGTGCTTTTCATATACTCTCTGGTCAAGGtaggagatttttaaaaacaaacttttgtTCAATATTGCCTGATAAATAAATGGAGtaaatgtgtttatttgggATTATGTTTATAGGTGATGTTCTTAACATTGATCCAATGAAATTTTACACACATCTGTACAAGACACTCTTCAGCCTACATGCAGGTAATTCCAGatctttttttcactgttcaCCTAGATaatgtttattctgtttctttgctATCAAAGCCTTTATGTAGAATTAATAAACATTAATATACACTTTTTTAAAGATATCTAATTTCTGAGATTACTGTCTGGTTTaatctgctgtttttttctcGAGTTGCACATTGCTTTACTTCAATACAAATACTTGAATTATTATTCCAATACATGGTAACAGGGTCTAATCATGTCATTTCATTAGGAAATGCCAAGTATTTGATCTTGGATAAGCATTTGGCTTGTCctcagtttaaatttttttacatccttataattatttctttcagtggcaatttaaaaattcttgtcatttttctctaattctcactccagtaaagaaaaaacatctgattttcccaatataattctaaaaataacttaaatttaaattctgtttttaaaaattttctagtatatatttctgatttttataatGATAACATTTTTATGTTCTAATCTaaattttccagtaattttgaGAAGTTGAATAATTGATAAAAGAAGAGATgtataaaatttgaaattaacataattttaattaacttcaGAAATGTAGATTCTCTAGGATTAAGAATAAACATTCTGCAGTTCTGGATGGGTAAAACACTAGATCTTTTCACTGTTTAATAATTGATAGAAAATGATACAATGAATGCATTTAGGATTAAAACAGTAGCTATGTTCAATGATTAGATATTTTTGATGGAACAAGTATTTTCTTAGAAAGGAGCACAGAAGCAATGGtacattttttctgttcaaagcTGGACTATTTTGACCAAAAAAGGGTGGATGCTTAATGTCTGTATCACATGAGAGTTGTCTGAGTATCCCAGCTTTCATGCTGTTCTCAGTTCCAGTGTCCAGCTGTATGTCCTTGATGTGGTTCTTTACTCTCTGTATGGAATTCTGCTTTTGAGGTGGCACCAATGAGGACATAGGGATtgtgctgcagtgcctggatGTCATGTTTGCCAAGAGGAGAAAGCAAGTTTCCCAGCAACGAGCTCTTGCTTTCCTAAAGCGACTTTCCATCCTTGCTCTTCATGTGCTTCCAAATTCCAGTGTTGGGATCTTGGCAACAAACAGGGTGTTCATGCAAGTAAGTTTTACTTGTTCAAATTTTTAGCTTACTGGCTAAAGgttattgaatttttttataaaaataattttgtgcaaatttttttaaagtatctttaGCAAGAATGATGAGAACAAAATATGCTTAAATGCTGCTTAAACTGAATGAAGTGGAATGAATCCTGAAACTGACTTAACCATGTTATAATTGGTTGGTAATATAAACAATTCCGTTTCCGGTTTTGTTGTGTTGTAGACATTCCCAAGGATGGACCTCTTACTAGACAACGAATCTCAAGGCAGTGGGGTTTATCTCCCAGAATTAGATGAACCAGAGCATTGCAATGCCCAGAACACAGCCCTGTGGGAGCTGCATCTACTACAGGTTTGTGAGTAACTCAGGGATTTGGGAAACGACATCAGTTAGTAGCTGCTCAATGTTTAGGTGCTTTGCAAATAGAGAACAGAGGTCTTCAGGCTTATCTGTCAAATCCTGGCCCACATGAGCATATTCCACCAGAGTGGAAGGAGAAGACCCACACAGTAGTATGGAAGGATGAGCTCAAAAGGGGGTGTTACACATCCCCTATTACAATACCACACTGGTTCTTACTGCAGGTTGCCTTATTAGATTCCTTTGGAGACTTTCTAGATATGTTGAGTTCCCTTGCAGTCCAGTCCTTCTTCCAAGAGTAACTGACACCTTGA
The sequence above is a segment of the Parus major isolate Abel chromosome 6, Parus_major1.1, whole genome shotgun sequence genome. Coding sequences within it:
- the NOC3L gene encoding nucleolar complex protein 3 homolog, which produces MKPRKNTKRVPSFRKLLRTSQIKLDNKLKNKQYKQKSAAKKYRKEQKKLREAVRDAISRKPFPLEEGKKKQVARKWEEKEEEDALPLDMMDEDDLKLMEDLAQKASFLTRDLSSNEPVHVKKRKHESVIEKYEKVPRRLQTEPEKELIHLLPIKDKSGIIPQAVEKPVLNDAHEEEEDTEDMEEAEDFNEEPLPVLTPEEMAAQRRQKLQERKMHIAALASAILSEPDSNIKKLKELRAMLMEQDPNVAVIVRKLVMVSLMEIFKDIAPSYKIRPLTEAEKATKVKKETQKLREFEEGLVSQYKFYLENLEQAIKDWKQRKLKKSNVISLKAYKGLAEVAVKCLCELLVALPHFNFHNNIIVLIVPLMNDPSKMISELCVEAVKKLFKQDKLGYASLGVVKVISGLVRSRNYDVRPEVLKVFLHLRIKEVELQKDSEDIAPKKKFMTYKEKRKNLSRMQRKWKKAEEKLERELLEAEASESKEKKLKLHTETLNIVFVTYFRILKKAQKSPLLPAVLEGLAKFAHLINVEFFDDLLIVLHSLIASGDLSYRESLHCILSAFHILSGQGDVLNIDPMKFYTHLYKTLFSLHAGGTNEDIGIVLQCLDVMFAKRRKQVSQQRALAFLKRLSILALHVLPNSSVGILATNRVFMQTFPRMDLLLDNESQGSGVYLPELDEPEHCNAQNTALWELHLLQRHYHPTVQKFASHLIAGAPAEGSGALPLDLSQRSATELFETYCMKEMTFNPPVASVTSRRKDTFLQMDSFVDEELNKQLQQHISETVAHTPLDFAKHLKESSLA